The genomic region CGTTTTCCACAGCATGGTTAGTTCTGGTGCAGAAGCAATTCCAGGTGATAGAAGTGGAGGAAATTCTGGGTTTACTATGAGGGACAGTTTCGGTGATTTCTCAAGTTCTGCTGTCCGGAGAGCGATTCATGTTGATCATGGTCTCCTCGCGGCGAGCGACTCCTGCAGGTTCACGGTGCGGCCGGTCAGTCAGATGCCCCGTGATAATAACGCGGCAGATTAGCGTGAGCCACTGAGGTGTAGGTGCTGTGTGCGTGCGCATCCCCTCCCCGTGTGTTAACGGTCTCCTCTCCGGAGCTTCGCTCGGTGCTCCGCCTGTCGGCTACAGATAAGAGACGAAGTGTTTTAAGATAGGCTGTCCTCAAACATGCACTTTACCACTTCTAGACAAAGTGACTGCTTTTAAACACCTTTCATTTTTAGTTCAAAAGTGTAATATTTGATAGGctaacaaaaaatttttttttttcaaacaaagtaAGTGTAATCGCTATTTATACCATTCCccagttttaacttttttttttcttttgggcacaggatttcatacatttaataaataaattattagaaaaaataatacaatattaatttttaaattaataaatgttgtggTTTTAGATGATTTATCTTACTTGAAAGAATTTATATCAAAATGCTCTAAtgcccaacaacaacaacaacggcaGTGTTATATTTTGATGCACGGTTTCTCATTTTTTCCTTGGTAAACCGCTGAACCAAAATGGCATTGTGGACAACCATCACTTAGCTTTACTACTGCAGAAGATCTTAGGCTATTTTGGTTTTGAGCATTAACACGCATTAACAAGGTTTTATTACTTTGACcattcattataaaataaaaacgttTACCTGGTGGATTGAACAGGTGGAACATCACTGACAAACCATTATGAAGTTAGAACATCAGAAGAATACAAGTTCCTGTCAAACAAACACAGTCCTACTTGCAAAATATTAGCTACCTCTAAAATGATATGGAAATTGACAGGGTTGATAAAAATATTGTTCAAGCCCtaaaatcagatttttatttataggAATATTGGTAAAATCAGTCTCCACAGTCATAAGGTGCAGTAGGGGGTAATATGTGGGAGATGCTGTTGCATAAGCAACACACATGGAGGATTTTCATTTCAAACTTCTGGATTCTATCTACTCGTTCAGCTTTTCATGTAGCCAATAAGTTCACCCACTGAGTGGGCTCACATCTCTTACAACATGActcatttttttctgattttattaAGACATCAAAGGCATTAAAATAAACAAGCACACAAAGTACTTTGTGTATTTCATTCAAATACACAGAGACTATATTACACTAATGTCAAGTctaatttaatttgacattattgatATACATTGCAGTTATCGTCCATAACTTTTATGTCACTTTTTACTTTGCAAGTCCACACGGCCAGTGGAAGTTTATCTACAGCAAAATTCCTTTAATTTTAAACCAGGCTTCTTATTCCTTCTCTATATTCTGGGAAACAACTGCTTAATTCATAAAGAATGTGAGGGAGGTTCAGAATGTTGTGTGTTCATGATATCAGAGCAGGACTTCACTTGATTAAATTCTCTTTCTAGCTGTGGATTAAGGGATTCTGTGAAGAATGCAGAATGTTCTGTTTGTCAGACAGTGTTGAACAAAGACAAAATCCAACAGTGTCAAAACCCAGACGGCCTGTTTGGACAAGAAATTATTAGTTTCCGACATGGCAAGCAGGACAATGACAGATTACCATGGTCACATCCAAAGGCAACCACATTGGTTAGTCCTGCAAAATACTCTCAACATAAATACATTGAGATTAAAAACCCATTAAGTATAtctaatacaaaataattttctttattcTAAATGGCCATACAGAAACAACCTACTGCTCTTCCTCCTCCGTGCTTATGTCTTAGCATCAGATAGGTACCTTCTATCTGGAGGTCTTGATGAATAAGGACAGCGATGTTTGAGGTGGGAGTAGGGGAGGTAAACATGACCTCATACACATGGAAATGGAGATGGAGGTGGCTAAGGGTGGATTTACCAGCTGTCCGTCACCGTCGGTGAATTCTGTAGGAGTGAAGGTCACAAAGTGGCAGATTACTGTCTCAGGCTGTCAGATAACGTGGGCACAGTTTAATACCAGAGCACAGGAGAAGGCATTCTGACTGATAAAACTACAAGGAGAATAAAAACTGTCAAATACAATATGACGAGTCACAGCACCAGAAACACACGTTTCTGTGTAAACTCATGTAATATGAAACATATGGCACAAATTACacaacaacttttatttgccgtccCAAAAACAGGGATGGAATTACAGAAAAACAAATGCTTTAGTCTTTACATATGAAACTACTTTTTAGCGCTAtggtacatttaaaaacaaaaaatgagaACACACCGTGAGGATAAGTACCTGTGTAACCCTGTTCAGAATCTCTCCAAAAACAGTCAATCCATGGCAGTTACAATGATTCTAAAACAAAATACACTATACTGAAAAGCAAATGATGCACATTTTAGATCATGGCAGGAACacttttcaaaaaacatttccaGTCAAAATAGAATGATGGAATATCCATTTTCAAGTCGCTTTCATTTGGTACATCTGCACCTCATGACTTTACTGGAGGCAAATTCTAGACATAGGCTGCACATTGACATTCCTCACCTTCTAAGCAACATTATAAAATAGTATAAACATGATACTGAACTATTAACTACTGGATAATAATttagtaacatttaaaacaacaaaaatatgaattatatcaAACAATAGTCTCTCAGCATATGATTGGTCACAGATGATTTGAATTTCAAAATGCACTacaatgtgcattaaaaaaaaacactcattttGTTACACTTCATATGAAACAGTTATTTGCTCTTTCATAGCTGGTGTAAACGTAGAAACACAAAAATACTCTGTACAGCTTAAGACAATGTGGTAAATCAGTGCAAAGTTAAGTCAGCTGGATTGGCACCATGTATATTATTCAGAGCTGAATTATCAAGCAGCCTGGCATTAGATTAGCTAAACCTTCTCTTTCTGTGAGACgtgttttaaagaaatgtatctgTTACAATACAGACTTCAACTTCAagttctaaaaataaatatttgccaaTTCTAAATGGCAGCATTATTGGCAAACCCCTTCAGCATGGTATTCTAAGCCAAAAGTGTGTGGTATATATAGCTATCTATTTGTATGCATCAGTTGTAAATTACTCAATTGATTTTTTTCAAGTGtttaaaaactatataatttATGCTTTTCAGTTTCCAATTAAAGGTCTGGTTTGTAAGAAGTTCAAGATCTTCGGATAAAATCGAGACAAATATGTCCTAAAGTACATATAGTAGATTCTAGGTCATGTGATGTGCCAGGCTGCCGAGCGTGAACACATTTGATTTGAAATGCTTCACGCACAAGATCTGCTTCCTTTGGTAGATATTTCACAGAAATGGAAGCAGAGAGGACGGCAAAATGAGTCATTTTCCAGTTAGAGTTAAACAGTAGCCATCTCTGAATAATTCATTTGAAGGCCTTTGCAATAATTTCAGACTCAGACTCTGAGTCTTCTCCACTCTCGTTCCTGAGCAGTTACTATGGTGATGGGGTTGAAGTTCACCCGATTCGGTTTCCGCATATTGTGAAGCGGTCGATCTCCAACAGATCTTTTTTGAGGGTTCTGTGTTTAAGTTCAGTAGATTGTAGAGTCTCGCTGCTGCTCTCCTCTGGTTTAGGAGGAGAATCTGGAGGCGGGTCACTGGTCACCTCGGTTACAGGAGGTGGAGCCGGGGGAAAAGGCCTCGCTCTTGGGCTCGGCTGCTTGGTGATGGACGTGGAGGGTCGCTGCACTTTAGGTTCAGCTAAAAAGAGGTGAAGAAACAAATCAACAGAGCAACATGATTCTCTGAAAATTCcctcagaacaaaaaaaaaaaaaatcacatatctGAACTATTGAATAATCAAACCGGTGTTACCTGAGGGTGGGGGAGATTTGGCAGGGGTTGCTTTCTTGGGAGTTTGTTTTGAGGTTTGAGCAGTCGGTCTTTCAAACAGCTTACCCTCCATGTTAGCTTCCTTCACATAGTGACAGGACTTGCCCAGAATAACTATACTATTCAACACTTTCATTGTTATCAACCTGCAGcatcaaacaaaacaataaaaaaaattaagcttgCAATTACAATCTTGAATTGGGCAGGCTGTTTACAAAATTTTGCCAAAATATTACGAACTACTCTACGGTCACCTACTTTGGCTAAAAATGACTGCTAATCACACTACAGTACATTAAGCAGTTTTTACCtaaaatacactaccatttaaatgtttgggtTCGGTACATTTAGAAACAAATCTTATGCATTTATCTGGtcaataaatacagtacagtaatattgtgaaatgttgttggaatttaaaaactttttctatttttaaatatttttaaatataatatgacggcaaagctgaattttcatcagtcttcagtgtcacatgatctttcaaaaatcgttctaatatgctgattatggTGGTTTTGATCATCAATCATGCATTTCGAATggttgcttaacatttttgtggaaatgttTTTTCAGGAATCAGCacttgaaatgtaaatattttgaaatgtttccaTCACCTTTACTGacactgttaatcaattttaatgcatctttgcagaataaaagtagtCATTTcttcagaacaaaaataaaacaaaatgtactcACCGCAAACCTTTCCCTGCAACTTAATCATACTGCATTGCTGATTTAAAAACTACAGCAGTATAACCACCTCTAATGAGGAGACCGGCCAAAACTGCTCACAGATGTACATTTAAAcagtttgaaaacaaaacaatcaaatacTCTAGGTCTGTGGAGATTATGTTGCATGCTAGCTGATGCAGTCATAATTACACATTATGTGATACCATACACTTTGAGGTAATTCATTTACCCGAGATAAAAGAggagcagacagacagacgagaGAGCGCCCTGGATCTTCACGGAGTTCATCACCACTCGAATCAACTGACGGAGACAAAAACATCCTCAGCACACATATGCAATGTTTTAGTCTTGAATAATAGCAGTGACATTTAATTTGTTGTTTAAATTGGCACTTTGAAATTTGGAATTAGTATGTAGTTAAACATGAAAattaatggtaaaaaataaatattatattgttcCAGACAGTAATTTTCGGCTACCTTACAAATGAATCCAAAAAGACCTGTGTAATAATAACAACCAGAGTAGGAAAACAAGTGAAAATATCTTCTCACCAGTACAGCAAGAGGCAAAGGAATGAAGCCCATCCTTCTTGCCACTGAATCACTGTAGTCTGTGTAGGCCTGTCCATGAATCAACCAtatttcctatttatattcttttttttttttttttaaaccttttttcttttttaaataagtatttaaaaattAGTACATTCCACATCCATAATTTAAACATCTACTTACATTCTGTTGTCGACTGCTGACAAGTTCAAAGGCCAAGCTGGCTTTATATTCACTGTAGACCTAAAGAACATGATGGAAATGCCAAATTCATATGTGGTGCCTATATTTAGGGCTATGttgtcaaagcactttacagcCCTGTCCATGTGCACTTGTGGTTTTGAGATGGATTATTTTGAAAATCAAGTACAAATCTGTAATCTGTGGCTCTCACTTCAGCTGTGATatcattgaatttagtgatgAAAGCGTGCTTGACGATGTCAACCGTAACTTCAGACGTGATGACCATGAAGACGTCAGGAAGCAGCACCCAGAGGTGATCTACGAGCAATATCAACAATGTTAACAGATTACCCAAGCACGGttgaaaatatgctgaaaatataTACCCACAACATTCAAGttgtagaagagtttgtttcttcattggaacagtattggagaaattcagcattacatcacttgctcagcaatggatcctctgcagtgaatgggtgccgtcagaatgagagctcaaacagcagataaaaacatcacaataatcccggTTAATTTGTGGATtactgatgtgttttttttttagctatttgggctctcattctgttTTAAAGAAGAAACAGACccatctacatattggatggcctgaggttgatACATTTTCAGAGTCTATTCCTCTAGGTAAGaaccaccatatatatatatatatatatatataaaaataaagaaaactctttgaatgagaaggtgtgtccaaacttttggtctgtactgtatgtgtgtgtgtgtatatatatatatatatatatatatacacacacacacacacacatacagtacagaccaaaagtttggacacaccttctcattcaaagagttttctttattttcatgactatgaaaattgtagattcacactgaaggcatcaaaactatgaattaacacatgtggaattatacatggaattatatacataacaaaaaagtgtgaaacaactgaaaatatgtcatattctaggttcttcaaggtagccaccttttgctttgattactgctttgcacactcttggcattctcttgatgagcttcacgaggtagtcacctgaaatggtcttccaacagtcttgaaggagttcccccgagagatgcttagcacttattggcccttttgccttctgtctgcggtccagctcacccctaaaccatctcgattgggttcaggtccggtgactgtggaggccaggtcatctggcgcagcaccccatcactctccttcttggtcaaatagcccttacacagcctggaggtgtgtttggggtcattgtcctgttgaaaaagaaatgatggtccaactaaacgcaaaacGGATGGAATAGCacgccgctgcaagatgctgtggtagccatgctggttcagtatgccttcaattttgaataaatccccaacagtgtcaccagcaaagcacccccacacctcctcctccatgcttcacggtgggaaccaggcatgtagagtccatccgttcaccttttctgcgtcgcacaaagacacggtggttggaaccaaagatctcaaatttggactcatcagaccaaagcacagatttccactggtctaatgtccattccttgtgtttttTAGCCCagacaagtctcttctgcttgttgcttttctttagcagtggtttcctagcagatattctaccatgaaggcctgattcacacagtctcctcttaacagttgttctagagatgtgtctgctgctagaactccgtgtgccattgacctggtctctaatctgagctgctgttaacctgcgatttctgaggctggtgactggGATTAACTTATCCTccacagcagaggtgactcttggtcttcctttcctggggcggtccgcatgtgagccagtttctttgtagcgcttgatggtttttgtgactgcacttggggacactttcaaagttttcccaatttttcggactgactgaccttcatttcttaaagtaatgatggccactcgttttcctgtacttagctgcttttttcttgccataatacaaattctaacagtctattcagtaggactatgagctgtgtatccacctgacttctgcacaacacaactgatggtcccaaccccatttataaggcaagaaatcacacttattaaacatgacagggcacacctgtgaagtgaaaaccatttcaggtgactacctcttgaagctcatcaagagaatgccaagagtgtgcaaagcagtaatcaaagcaaaaggtggctactttgaagaacctacaatatgacatattttcagttgtttcacacttttttgttatgtatataattccatgtataattttggtctgtactgtgtatatatatatatatatatatatatatatatatatatatatattatatatatatatatatatatatatatatatatatatataatatatatatatatatatatatatatatatatatatatatatatattatatatatataagctacaTAATGATGCTACAATAAACCAACTACTAGtctaaaaagaaaacagactggACTTTAAAAATGCCTGCATTTTCAATTAAGAGTTTTAATCAGAGTCTTTATCTGGACCTGAGTTCCAGGAAAACTGCTCCATGTTCCTCAGGCACACAATGAGGAGCAAAACATAATTGGTAAACCGCTCCTTGATATCTGTAGGACAGAAATATAAACATAGAACATATAAGGAACACAAATTCTGCACGTTCTATTCACAAAGCCCCTCTCTCTCCAATCCAAGCAAAATGTGAGGGGAAACGACGGTCAACAAATAAAGCTTGAAGTTTATAAGACTTCAAAGGACGGTAATCCATGCGATGCATGCACTATTTGCAGCAGGTTGTTTATGAATAGCAACTTGAGGAATTATTCCATCACAAAGGCTTGAATGGTCGACCACAAGACTTAGTGGCCGTTTGAAAGTGGGGATAGAGTAAACAGTGGAAGGGAGAATAGGTGCTGATTACAGCATATCAGCGTGTCTTTCATAAAGAGGATGGGCGCTGTAGGAAACAGCCACTCAAACGGCACCACAGTCTGTCAGCATCTCACAGAGCGTTACCAGAAAGCTCTTGAGAGCTTTGATTAGCATTTCAAAAAGATGCTATAATGTTTCTGAGTCAGCCCACACACAATGTCCAATGCTGCACCTTCACCTGCCTTGCGATCAAAGACTCTCTAAGTGATTAAGATGACATACTAGTTGCTTTGAATAACCAGAACTGAGGCACACTGCTGTAATATTCCCAGTGTATAATCCACATTTAAAGCATGTTGTACCAACAAAACGAGAATTAAGGAGAATTTCTGGTTGGTAATATAGTATTCTTTGCAGCACCTTAAATAACATGAATATAGTCAATCAAAAGTAGTGTGACACACACAGTTTGGAGTCAGTAGGAGTCTTCTATGCAAACTAGGGCTGAATTTATTTTAAACCagtaaaaacactgaaatattttttaatattactgcaatttaaaataactgttttctattttaaaatgtcatttattcctgagttttcagcagccattactccagtctttagtttcacatgattcttcagaaatcattctaatatgctgatttgatgtttaagaaacatttccaacattttttacatttctcagatcaatgctgaaaacagttgctgcttaatatttttgcggcagtggctcagtggttcatgtaggttgtctacaaaccggaaggttggtggttcaatccctggctccacctgaccaagtgtcgaggtgtccttgagcaagacacctaaccccagctgctcccgacgagctggatggcgccttgaatggctgacaccgcagtcggtgtgtgaatgggtgaatgtgaggcaaattgtaaagtgctttggatggccatgtggtctgttgaaagcgctatataaatgaagtccatttaccatttaatatttttgaaaaatattagtgctgtcaacgttaacgcgttaacgcatgcgattaatttttgtctggtttaacgtgtcaaaatatttaacgcaattaacgcagcatccgtattttctgccatccgttggctagctttacattatatgatcacgctcttattcatttaaatgcttttaaacatttcaagcgcggcaagacaaaagagaatgcgctgtctgtgaatgcccttatgtgacacatacacacgcacacgcacacacacacacacacacacacacacacacacacacacacacacacacacacacacacaatgcatagacagggtgccagaatccagttctcttaagcgcgtgaactaacaataaacatcccaaagtgccagttttgtcgattatcctcataagagcaatcttaaatgatttatataaagtctaaaatgaacaaaaagagttgtgagagaatgaggcgagatccatagacagtatataaacggtgagatccgcgtgtctgtctgctcttaaatggacagcagccaataaagcttcctgtcagtaaagttaaagaactaagggaacagagaaaatgactcgctgctgttgactaaataacttttgtagctttaataaggattaactatttaatttatagtttatgcagtgcagactgcatataactttgataactttattaaatttctgtatatttcctaactgttaagacaggaagggcaggagtaaacatgacatttattatgggtttatgttagcattgttttaagtttacttaaattaaaaactgttatatttttgaagcctaataataaatgtaaaaaaaaaaaaaaaaaatcagtagctgtattaatatcagtaatactggccttcattcataaaaagatgtcatttaaacaagtatttaaatttaactgtgaaattattacattaaaaaatatattaaaaacatacaaaaacatttctttttttattgcgattaattgcgattaatcacagaaaaaatgtgtgattaatctagttaaagtttttaatcgattgaaagcaactaaaaaatatattaacgCACACAACATATATTATATTCTAGATTAATAtataagttcaaaagaacagcatttctttgaaattgaaaaaaaaaactgtaatattacaaATACCTGTACTTTCACTTTTCAACTGAATTGAACTCAAGTTCTGAGTAGTatctgtatagcgcttttcacaatgcaaatcgttgcaaaggagctttacagaaaatttaagtttctacattatatttagtaatagcttacaAGTGGTGACTATCTCAAGTtgatgtccatatggcagaaatgtacggtaAAAATCATGTCATGTAATGACAAAAATCAACTTAATGCACCCCTGCTgaacattttttttccaaaatctgaccccaaactttgaaacAATATTGGATATTAAATTATCACAGTAATAACAAAAGGGATGTTTTCCCTGAATAACTAATTGAGCCCACTATAACTAGGTCATTTTTGGGACTTTGACTCACCACTGTTGGACATCTGAAAGAGGTTGTTCTTCTCAAACTTCTTGAACACACTTCCCTTGATTTCCACAAACTGTGGAACAACGTGAACAAATGCAAGCCTATAAACTCTGatcatacaattttaaaatgtctaTAGTGACACAATAACTGAATGGTTCTGATGATTCTGTTGTCTGCacattaaatgtttgtttgtgtgtatatatacttacATTGTTGGACATCATAATGGTGAGCAGAGATTTGTTATGTGAGTTGAAGGCCACATTTAGTGTAGAGGCTTGGACCATGATGAGGATGGCATGCAGAACTGAGACAAATATACATTAAGGAAAACAATTGTATTGAAATAGTTTTGTCATTGATGTTGTGCTACAAGTTGTATAATACTGAATCAGATCCAAGAGAATATCATTTACAACAAAATctctaaaagaaaaaacaagacaagaaatcAGACAAATTCTGACTGAATGACACAAATGACCAGGGCTACACCACACTTTCAACATCAATATGGAAATAGAGCAATGATACCCACACTAAATTATGACATATCGTATATTCCGAGCACTTCTTGCATGACAAAAAAGGATACAGACATAGAAGACGGCCATGAAGAAATGGGGAATGACTCCAATGTGGGCTCTCTTCCGTGACTTTGGTTCAGTGGCCGTCCAATAGAGAGCATCTAGGATGTCTTGTCCAAATGATGAGAAGAGACGGTCTGCCACCTGAGTGATGAAATGACACAGACATTtacttcacccaaaattaaaatgttaatgcaaagCCTGATGCACATCTTAACCTGTATGCTGCTTTATGCTATATGGAAACAATGCATGaacattcttcttttgtgttagcatacaggtttgaaacaaaacAAGAGTGTGTTAAAAAGTTTTTTAGTGATTAATTCCTTTATCACATGATCCAGTAAAGGAAATGGGTCTAAGAGCTGTTAAATACCTCTAGCATGTTGTAGATGATGTAGAGTTTGATGACAGACTGGCCGCGGATCAGGTGGTACATCATAGCGTAGTCGACGTAGTGCATCATGGAGTAACAGAGCACCATTATTAAACCTTTTAGCAGGTCACACACCTGAGCTGGCTGCAGGAACCGAGAGCCactaataaacaaacacagagcAGAAGTGTATGAAACAGGCCTGAGAGTCAGAAAAAGTTGTAGAACAAGCTTAATGAACACATTCATTATAAATAGCCCTATGAGTTTACAAAATGAGGCCAAATGCAAAGATCACACACATCAACTTCAAAACACCATCGCACTGAAAGCACTTGCTTCCTTTCAAACCAGAGAAGTGTACAGACGGGCAGTTCTTCATCTACAGCCAAGGGACTCACTAACAGACTTCACCTTCTCTCTTTGTACGAATGTCAAAATTAAAATGGTCGTATCATCATTCACTACTTTTGTTTAGATTTATTATATTTCCTTTGTCCAAGACCCAGATTTTAGTCTTTTAGAAATTgtccttttttacattttcaaaactatGATGAGCCAAACACAAAGTGAAATATTTAGTGTGTTTTCTGTGAAAGCTGGACATACTAAAAGACCAATTAAACTGGCAAAAGAGATCCCAAGATCAAAGACGCCTGCAGCTGAAGAAACACCCAGAGAAAAACAACTCAATACCCATGCAGATATCTGATGTATGGTCTTCATGTACAGACAATGAGAAACAAAAATAACACAAGTTTAGCATTGACATCTATCACACCTGCTTAGTTCACAGTTAAGACACTTTCAGCAGAAAAACTAATGAACGGAAGGTATCAGATTTATTCGCGGAGCTGAGCTGTGATTCAGATGTCTTGGGTGTGGGTGggagaataaaaaaggaaaaactagACGGATGTTTTATTTTCACTTGAGGCATCACACTCCTACTCATGAGGAGGAATCTACACAAACATCCTCAAGGAAAACAGAAAGACTCAGAACTGGCAATAAAAAgccaaaagaaaacatatacactactgttcaaaatgttttttttttaatgcactaaggctgcatttatttgatcaaaatacagtagaatgtctttactgttaatttgatcaatttaaaggatCCTTGagaaatagaagtattaatttattattttatttaatcttaccgactccaaacttttgaacagcagtgaagTTTTTGGACAAAGCAAATGACAAATCAGAGATGGTTTAATATCTGAGAAAAgctaaaacaattttttattaggggtataatgtacagtcgtggccaaacgttttgagaattacataaatattagttttcaaaaagtttgctgcgaaactgcttttagatctttgtttcagttgtttctgtgatgtactgaaatataattacaagcacttcatacgtttcaaaggcttttatcgacaattacatgacattcatgcaaagagtcagtatttgcagcgttgacccttctttttcaggacctctacaattcgactgggcatgctctcaatcaacttctgggccaaatcctgactgatagcaacccattctttcataatcacttcttggagtttgtcagaattagtgggtttttgtttgtccacccgcctcttgaggattgaccacaagttctcaatgggattaagatctggggagtttccaggccatggacccaaactttcaacattctggtccccgagccacttagttatcacttttgccttatgtgCCTTATGtgatggtgctccatcatgctggaaaatgcattgttcttca from Carassius carassius chromosome 29, fCarCar2.1, whole genome shotgun sequence harbors:
- the tapt1a gene encoding transmembrane anterior posterior transformation protein 1 homolog isoform X2; this encodes MADSLCGGVSEEKDPENDDHKGVKCPWAAAAISRKTDVSGSAAKMTETLGCYEKPAVKDERHEHSDSNDSDTPSLLRFMCAELTRGYFLEHNGAKYTERRERVYTCMRIPRELERLMIFGIFLCLDAFLYVFTLLPLRTLLAFLRLLTIPCCGLGGSRFLQPAQVCDLLKGLIMVLCYSMMHYVDYAMMYHLIRGQSVIKLYIIYNMLEVADRLFSSFGQDILDALYWTATEPKSRKRAHIGVIPHFFMAVFYVFLHAILIMVQASTLNVAFNSHNKSLLTIMMSNNFVEIKGSVFKKFEKNNLFQMSNSDIKERFTNYVLLLIVCLRNMEQFSWNSDHLWVLLPDVFMVITSEVTVDIVKHAFITKFNDITAEVYSEYKASLAFELVSSRQQNAYTDYSDSVARRMGFIPLPLAVLLIRVVMNSVKIQGALSSVCLLLFYLGLITMKVLNSIVILGKSCHYVKEANMEGKLFERPTAQTSKQTPKKATPAKSPPPSAEPKVQRPSTSITKQPSPRARPFPPAPPPVTEVTSDPPPDSPPKPEESSSETLQSTELKHRTLKKDLLEIDRFTICGNRIG
- the tapt1a gene encoding transmembrane anterior posterior transformation protein 1 homolog isoform X1 yields the protein MADSLCGGVSEEKDPENDDHKGVKCPWAAAAISRKTDVSGSAAKMTETLGCYEKPAVKDERHEHSDSNDSDTPSLLRFMCAELTRGYFLEHNGAKYTERRERVYTCMRIPRELERLMIFGIFLCLDAFLYVFTLLPLRTLLAFLRLLTIPCCGLGANVCPYCRRSSGSRFLQPAQVCDLLKGLIMVLCYSMMHYVDYAMMYHLIRGQSVIKLYIIYNMLEVADRLFSSFGQDILDALYWTATEPKSRKRAHIGVIPHFFMAVFYVFLHAILIMVQASTLNVAFNSHNKSLLTIMMSNNFVEIKGSVFKKFEKNNLFQMSNSDIKERFTNYVLLLIVCLRNMEQFSWNSDHLWVLLPDVFMVITSEVTVDIVKHAFITKFNDITAEVYSEYKASLAFELVSSRQQNAYTDYSDSVARRMGFIPLPLAVLLIRVVMNSVKIQGALSSVCLLLFYLGLITMKVLNSIVILGKSCHYVKEANMEGKLFERPTAQTSKQTPKKATPAKSPPPSAEPKVQRPSTSITKQPSPRARPFPPAPPPVTEVTSDPPPDSPPKPEESSSETLQSTELKHRTLKKDLLEIDRFTICGNRIG